A segment of the Nymphalis io chromosome 7, ilAglIoxx1.1, whole genome shotgun sequence genome:
cgTCCTAAGTACACTAAGAGATACTTTTGATCTGTGAGGTAACCTTACTTTTGTATCAATAATTTggatttctaattaaataatacatttaaactaaCAAGAAAATGTCAGATGACGGAATAACTAGTGCAAAATTCAGAATACTAGAAATCTTCTCTGACCTGGACGTTACAGACTTGGCATCAATAGAAAAGTGGATATGTTCACaatcatataaaaaagttaagtatCTATTACTGAACACTTAATACTTTCTCTGGAAActgttcttttttatatttatttaatctcatTCTACACctacagatttaaaaaataaaagggcACTTCAAAATTCAGAAAAGTTGTTAAAAAAGATAGGGGACTCCTTAAAGAAATTAGTGCCATTTGAAGCAGAAATGCCAACTGAAACTATTATACCACCTGTTGTTGGTGATCAGGCTGattgtaataaacataacactTACCATATTGATGAGTTTCTTTATGATGAAGACCAGGTTGAGGTGTTGGTTAAAAAAGGAAAAGTTAAAAGAAACTACTGCTTAGATTGCAACTCTCATAATATTGAGGTAATGTTGAGTTTACGAATTATATACCCtaatgaaagatttttttatatatttgccaaAAGGCTactgactactccacctgatggtaagtggtagtagagcccAAACGCGACAACAGCCAGTTggaaagaatgttctgtatTAGCTGCCCCCAgtttgccagcccgcaagatgcctcttcacgccttgtttGAAGGGTTGGAAGatgaggggaatacgtgagctggtaaagaattccattttttggaaatgCGACAATGAAAGGAGttgtcaaatttctttgtgcgtgatggaattaatgtcacagttaggcggtgacatcgagagccggTACGTGTAGACTAgtgaaggaagggggaaacaggaattagagagaataattcctgaGAGCACTCGtcatgatacagtcgatagaaagtgcTGTGCTACTATCTCTCAATGCAATTGTGAAGGCTTGAGGGTGTTTGtaacctttacgtcgccaataatgaaaacaaataaaaaattattatttttaatatctcccTATATCTACCTGTATgtcttattattatgtttatcaaTCTTATAAGTTGTATTTTTACTTCcagaaattaacatttatatcacACTCTATGTCTCGACAAgcattacaatacatatttaaagttttacttCCTAAAGACCTAGAAAGCAAAGAATTATTGGATGTTGGCTCTCGATTAGGAGCTGTTTTATATGGAGTAAGCAAGGCTTTTCATTATTGTAATAAGtttttcattatcataatagttaatattgtatgttactttttttttaggcTTATTATTTGTCCAATGCATCGAAAATTGTGGGTgttgaaataaataaggaaTGCTGCGaagttcaaaatataataataaatcaatactcGATGGatgttaatagaataaaaataattcattcggATGTAATGGAAATAACTGACATTGTTgaatgtacagacatttttataattaatgttttagatttttttgttgatGTAGAGAAGCATAAAAAAatgtggtatttttttaaaaagcataTTAAAAATGGTAGTTATTTAGTAACTAATAGAAGCATGGCTGAAACCTTAAGTGGTTTAGAAATATTTGAAGAATTTATGGACTGGTTAACAATTTGCAAGCCCTATCAGttagaaaatgaaatatattttgatgtggAAGATCAGAGCGAACTatatttatatgcaataaataagaaataaaaacaaattcatagctgatttctttcaataaaacaatctccacattatttaaaaaagaatttaaaatgaaCCAATAAACAAAACAGACAGTAATGTATTTTTGAATACAACTTGATTACAACAGTAATAAAAgtagaaatttaaaagaatatcatTGACTCTAGagcacataatattattaataatgaatttttcaatatagataatatctatctaaaattaaaaaatattattcaatagtcCAAAATTTATCAATGTTTAAATGTAATAGTCCAGTCAGTGGAGATTTTTACCTTACAAAAGGTGGTGTAgttacaattttgaaatatgtc
Coding sequences within it:
- the LOC126769367 gene encoding uncharacterized protein LOC126769367, yielding MSDDGITSAKFRILEIFSDLDVTDLASIEKWICSQSYKKDLKNKRALQNSEKLLKKIGDSLKKLVPFEAEMPTETIIPPVVGDQADCNKHNTYHIDEFLYDEDQVEVLVKKGKVKRNYCLDCNSHNIEKLTFISHSMSRQALQYIFKVLLPKDLESKELLDVGSRLGAVLYGAYYLSNASKIVGVEINKECCEVQNIIINQYSMDVNRIKIIHSDVMEITDIVECTDIFIINVLDFFVDVEKHKKMWYFFKKHIKNGSYLVTNRSMAETLSGLEIFEEFMDWLTICKPYQLENEIYFDVEDQSELYLYAINKK